In the genome of Ptychodera flava strain L36383 unplaced genomic scaffold, AS_Pfla_20210202 Scaffold_50__1_contigs__length_938362_pilon, whole genome shotgun sequence, one region contains:
- the LOC139128341 gene encoding uncharacterized protein, giving the protein MRLEAVVVIVLIICGSVLDVINSQDTRLDERLANGYQVYGELGGDGKRYSALVNRQRRYLDDESRFKRVKKSSDVDRFDRLMDNDLEKELDEEATLRRHLESRLKQRNSGRGRSGMFGPFGITHDRPPPSFLGDYELADRQFKESGFSALFTEWSKWSGCNVTCGNGHQSRSRECDIGVINCPKSALLERRLCHVIHCANTTIAFIVVICVLSSIVIGGTVMFVSLIRAKGGWRKLFSVDPEAKKEAAKRKPGDAVPPPPPPTSDRPKLTGPQSDKRDGSSVYSTIRSDHGSEEDLYIDPYEDVPVPDSSRRESVIPEYSPPPTPDKRGKSGRGIGHKEPLYEVPHSPSEFEGDADHVYDTPHSAEEDLYLEVEAS; this is encoded by the exons ATACCAGGCTTGATGAAAGACTTGCCAATGGATACCAAGTGTATGGTGAACTGGGTGGGGATGGGAAGAGGTACAGCGCCCTCGTCAACAGGCAACGTAGATATCTCGATGACGAAAGTAGATTCAAGCGAGTGAAAAAGTCGTCAGATGTAGACCGCTTTGATAGACTCATGGATAATGATTTGGAAAAGGAATTGGACGAAGAGGCAACACTAAGAAGACATTTAGAATCTCGACTGAAACAGAGAAATTCTGGTAGAGGGCGTTCTGGAATGTTCGGTCCTTTCGGCATCACACACGACAGGCCACCACCGTCGTTTTTGGGTGATTACGAGTTAGCGGACCGACAATTCAAAGAGTCAGGTTTCTCTGCACTCTTTACGGAGTGGTCGAAGTGGTCGGGTTGCAATGTGACCTGCGGTAACGGTCACCAGTCAAGATCACGTGAATGCGATATTGGTGTCATCAACTGTCCCAAGTCTGCCCTGTTAGAGAGAAGATTATGTCATGTCATCCACTGCGCCAATACAACAATAG CTTTCATTGTTGTCATCTGCGTACTGTCCAGCATTGTTATCGGCGGCACTGTTATGTTTGTGTCGTTGATTAGAGCCAAGGGCGG ATGGCGAAAATTGTTTTCGGTGGATCCGGAAGCCAAGAAGGAAGCGGCAAAAAGAAAGCCGGGAGACGCCGTTCCCCCGCCTCCTCCCCCAACATCCGACAGACCAAAACTTACTGG GCCACAAAGCGACAAAAGAGACGGCAGCAGCGTGTACAGCACTATTCGTAGTGACCATGGCAGTGAAGAAGACTTGTACATTGACCCGTATGAAGATGTACCGGTTCCGGATAGTTCCAGGCGAGA gagtGTTATTCCAGAGTACTCACCTCCACCAACACCGGACAAACGGGGCAAATCTGGCCGTGGTATCGG ACACAAAGAACCCTTGTATGAAGTCCCCCACTCGCCTAGTGAATTTGAAGGAGATGCAGATCACGTGTACGATACACCACATTCAGCAGAGGAAGACTTATACCTAGAGGTAGAAGCCTCGTAG